Proteins from a single region of Streptomyces sp. HUAS 15-9:
- a CDS encoding NAD(P)H-dependent flavin oxidoreductase: MQTELSKQLGVEHAVFGFTPFPAVAAAISRAGGCGVLGAVRYTAPDDLKRDLDWIEAHVEGRPYGLDVVMPAKKVEDVTEADVEAMIPEGHRQFVRDTLTKYGVPELAEGEASGWRITGWMEQVARTQLDVAFDYPIRLLANALGSPPADVVARAHDRGVLVAALAGSARHARKHQEAGIDIVVAQGYEAGGHTGEIASMVLTPEVVDAVDPLPVLAAGGIGSGQQVAAALSLGAQGVWLGSIWLTTTEADLHSPALTRKLLAAGSGDTVRSRALTGKPARQLRTEWTDAWDDPGGPGTLPMPLQGLLVAEAVSRIQKHEVEPLLGTPVGQIVGRMTSQRSVQAVFDDLTRGFEQAVDRINHIAGRSGRS; this comes from the coding sequence ATGCAGACGGAGCTGAGCAAGCAACTGGGAGTCGAGCACGCCGTCTTCGGCTTCACGCCGTTCCCCGCTGTCGCCGCGGCCATCAGCCGGGCCGGCGGCTGCGGAGTGCTCGGCGCGGTCCGCTACACGGCCCCCGACGACCTCAAACGCGATCTCGACTGGATCGAGGCACACGTCGAGGGGCGGCCCTACGGCCTGGACGTCGTCATGCCCGCGAAGAAGGTCGAGGACGTCACCGAGGCGGATGTCGAGGCGATGATCCCCGAAGGACACCGGCAGTTCGTCCGGGACACCCTCACCAAGTACGGCGTGCCCGAGCTCGCCGAGGGCGAGGCCTCCGGGTGGCGCATCACCGGCTGGATGGAACAGGTCGCCCGCACCCAGCTCGACGTCGCCTTCGACTACCCGATCAGACTGCTCGCCAACGCCCTCGGCTCCCCGCCCGCCGACGTCGTGGCCCGCGCCCACGACCGGGGTGTGCTCGTCGCCGCGCTCGCGGGCAGCGCCCGGCACGCCCGCAAGCACCAGGAGGCGGGCATCGACATCGTCGTGGCGCAGGGCTACGAGGCGGGCGGCCACACCGGCGAGATCGCCTCCATGGTGCTGACTCCCGAGGTCGTCGACGCCGTCGACCCGCTGCCGGTGCTGGCCGCGGGCGGCATCGGCAGCGGACAACAGGTGGCGGCCGCCCTGAGCCTCGGCGCCCAGGGTGTGTGGCTGGGCTCCATATGGCTGACCACCACAGAAGCCGACCTCCACTCGCCCGCGCTGACCCGCAAGCTCCTCGCCGCCGGGTCCGGCGACACCGTCCGCTCGCGCGCCCTGACCGGGAAGCCCGCACGTCAGCTCCGTACCGAATGGACCGACGCCTGGGACGACCCGGGCGGGCCCGGCACCCTGCCCATGCCGCTGCAGGGCCTGTTGGTGGCCGAGGCGGTCTCCCGCATCCAGAAGCACGAGGTCGAGCCGCTGCTCGGCACACCCGTCGGCCAGATCGTCGGCCGGATGACCAGTCAGCGCAGCGTCCAGGCCGTCTTCGACGACCTCACCCGGGGCTTCGAGCAGGCCGTCGACCGCATCAACCACATCGCCGGAAGGAGCGGCCGGTCGTGA
- a CDS encoding acyl-CoA synthetase, with protein MTQGQGSTVDGVLRRSARRTPARVAVEYRERRWTYEELDDAVSRAARVLLDQGLAPGDRVGAYGHNSDAYLIAFLACARAGLVHVPVNQNLTGDDLAYIVGQSGSTLVLADPDLTARLPEDVRVLPLRDADDSLLAGLASAQPYEGPEPRTEDLVQLLYTSGTTALPKGAMMTHRSLVHEYLSAITALDLSAGDRPVHALPLYHSAQMHVFLLPCLAIGATNIILDAPDGDTLFDLIEDGRVDSLFAPPTVWIALANRPDFATRDLSGLRKAYYGASIMPVPVLERLRDRLPRLALYNCFGQSEIGPLATVLAPTEHKGRLDSCGRTVLFVDARVVDEDGVDVPDGTPGEIVYRSPQLCEGYWDKPEETAAAFRDGWFHSGDLAVRDAHGYFTIVDRVKDVINSGGVLIASRQVEDALYTHEAVAEAAVIGLADERWIEAVTAIVVLRGEVTEAELIAHARERLASFKAPKRVLFVEELPRNASGKILKRELRDRFGG; from the coding sequence ATGACGCAGGGACAGGGCAGCACGGTTGACGGGGTGCTGCGGCGCAGCGCCCGGCGCACCCCCGCGCGCGTCGCGGTCGAGTACCGCGAGCGCAGGTGGACGTACGAGGAACTGGACGACGCCGTCTCCCGCGCGGCGCGTGTGCTCCTCGACCAGGGCCTCGCCCCCGGCGACCGGGTGGGCGCCTACGGCCACAACTCCGACGCCTACCTCATCGCCTTCCTCGCCTGCGCCCGCGCGGGCCTCGTGCACGTGCCGGTGAACCAGAACCTGACCGGCGACGACCTCGCGTACATCGTCGGCCAGTCGGGCAGCACGCTCGTGCTGGCCGACCCCGACCTCACCGCCCGACTGCCCGAAGACGTACGGGTGTTGCCGCTGCGCGACGCCGACGACTCGCTCCTCGCGGGACTCGCCTCGGCACAGCCGTACGAAGGTCCCGAACCGCGCACCGAGGACCTCGTGCAGCTGCTGTACACCTCGGGCACCACCGCGCTGCCCAAGGGCGCGATGATGACCCACCGGTCCCTGGTGCACGAGTACCTGAGCGCCATCACCGCCCTCGACCTGAGCGCCGGCGACCGGCCCGTGCACGCGCTGCCGCTGTACCACTCGGCCCAGATGCATGTGTTCCTGCTGCCCTGCCTCGCGATCGGCGCGACCAACATCATCCTCGACGCACCGGACGGGGACACGCTCTTCGACCTGATCGAGGACGGGCGCGTGGACAGCCTGTTCGCACCGCCCACCGTGTGGATCGCGCTCGCGAACCGCCCCGACTTCGCGACCCGGGACCTGAGCGGTCTGCGCAAGGCCTACTACGGCGCGTCGATCATGCCGGTGCCCGTGCTGGAGCGGCTGCGCGACAGGCTGCCCCGGCTCGCGCTCTACAACTGCTTCGGCCAGAGCGAGATCGGCCCCCTCGCCACGGTGCTCGCACCCACCGAGCACAAGGGCAGGCTCGACTCCTGCGGCCGCACCGTGCTGTTCGTGGACGCGCGGGTGGTGGACGAGGACGGGGTGGACGTGCCCGACGGCACGCCCGGTGAAATCGTCTACCGCTCACCGCAGTTGTGCGAGGGTTACTGGGACAAGCCCGAGGAGACCGCCGCCGCCTTCCGCGACGGCTGGTTCCACTCCGGCGACCTCGCGGTGCGGGACGCGCACGGCTACTTCACGATCGTCGACCGGGTGAAGGACGTCATCAACTCCGGTGGTGTGCTGATCGCTTCACGGCAGGTCGAGGACGCCCTGTACACCCACGAGGCGGTCGCCGAGGCCGCCGTGATCGGCCTTGCCGACGAGCGGTGGATCGAGGCCGTCACGGCGATCGTCGTCCTGCGCGGCGAGGTCACCGAGGCCGAGCTGATCGCCCACGCGCGCGAGCGGCTCGCTTCCTTCAAGGCACCCAAACGCGTGCTGTTCGTGGAGGAGCTGCCGCGCAACGCCAGCGGGAAGATCCTCAAGCGCGAGCTGCGGGACCGCTTCGGCGGCTGA
- a CDS encoding phytoene desaturase family protein, whose amino-acid sequence MPAHEGSRTYDAVIVGGGHNGLVAAAYLARAGKSVLVLERLDHTGGAAVSTRPFAGVDARLSRYSYLVSLLPKKIVRDLGLAFRVRGRTISSYTPVERDGRPTGLLVGGGERRTREAFARLTGGSREYEAWQRFYAMTGQVAQRVFPTLVEPLPTRDELRRRIDDEDAWRALFEEPIGAAIERNFTDDLVRGVVLTDGLIGTFADAHDPSLRQNRCFLYHVIGGGTGAWDVPVGGMGALTHALAAAARAAGAVIATGHEAVRIATDGQSAEVTHRTADGEGIATARHVLVGASPQELAALTGDPAPTPAEGAQLKVNMLLKRLPRLRDGSVDPREAFAGTFHIAEGYEQLAAAHTQAASGELPTAPPSEIYCHSLTDPTILGRNLVDAGYQTLTLFGLHTPARLFDRDNDAVRDELLKSTLAQLDAHLAEPIADCLATDAEGRPCIEAKTPLDLERDLRLPGGNIFHRDLSWPYAQEETGRWGVETRHGNVLLCGAGAVRGGGVSGVPGHNAAMAVLERE is encoded by the coding sequence ATGCCTGCTCACGAGGGATCCCGGACGTACGACGCCGTCATCGTCGGCGGCGGCCACAACGGCCTGGTCGCGGCCGCCTATCTGGCCCGGGCCGGCAAGTCCGTGCTCGTACTGGAGCGCCTGGACCACACCGGCGGCGCCGCCGTGTCGACCCGCCCCTTCGCCGGTGTCGACGCCCGTCTGTCGCGCTACTCCTACCTGGTCAGCCTGCTGCCCAAGAAGATCGTGCGGGACCTGGGCCTCGCCTTCCGGGTCCGTGGGCGCACCATCTCGTCGTACACCCCGGTCGAACGGGACGGACGGCCGACCGGACTGCTCGTCGGCGGTGGCGAACGGCGCACCCGCGAGGCCTTCGCCCGGCTGACGGGCGGCAGCCGCGAGTACGAGGCCTGGCAGCGCTTCTACGCCATGACCGGCCAGGTCGCCCAGCGGGTCTTCCCCACCCTCGTCGAACCGCTGCCCACCCGTGACGAACTGCGCCGCCGCATCGACGACGAGGACGCCTGGCGGGCACTTTTCGAGGAGCCGATCGGTGCCGCGATCGAGCGGAACTTCACCGACGACCTGGTACGGGGCGTGGTCCTCACCGACGGCCTGATCGGCACCTTCGCCGACGCCCACGACCCCTCCCTGCGGCAGAACCGCTGCTTCCTGTACCACGTCATCGGCGGCGGCACCGGCGCCTGGGACGTGCCCGTCGGCGGCATGGGCGCCCTGACCCACGCGCTGGCCGCCGCCGCGCGTGCCGCGGGCGCGGTCATCGCGACCGGGCACGAGGCGGTACGGATCGCGACGGACGGGCAGAGTGCCGAGGTCACCCACCGCACGGCCGACGGCGAGGGCATCGCCACCGCCCGGCACGTCCTCGTGGGCGCCTCGCCGCAGGAACTGGCGGCACTGACCGGCGACCCGGCGCCGACGCCCGCCGAAGGCGCCCAGCTGAAGGTGAACATGCTGCTCAAGCGGCTGCCGAGGCTGCGCGACGGCTCCGTCGACCCGCGCGAGGCCTTCGCCGGCACCTTCCACATCGCCGAGGGCTACGAACAACTGGCCGCCGCCCACACCCAGGCCGCGTCCGGCGAGCTCCCCACGGCACCGCCGTCCGAGATCTACTGTCACTCCCTCACCGACCCCACGATCCTCGGCCGGAACCTGGTCGACGCGGGCTATCAGACCCTCACCCTCTTCGGCCTCCACACGCCCGCACGGCTCTTCGACCGGGACAACGACGCGGTACGCGACGAACTCCTCAAGTCCACGCTCGCGCAGCTCGACGCCCACCTCGCCGAACCGATCGCCGACTGCCTCGCGACCGATGCCGAGGGCCGGCCCTGCATCGAGGCGAAGACGCCGCTCGACCTCGAACGCGACCTGCGGCTGCCCGGCGGCAACATCTTCCACCGTGACCTGTCCTGGCCCTATGCCCAGGAGGAGACCGGACGCTGGGGCGTGGAGACCCGGCACGGCAACGTCCTGCTGTGCGGGGCGGGCGCGGTGCGCGGCGGAGGGGTGAGCGGGGTACCGGGGCACAACGCGGCGATGGCGGTGCTGGAGCGGGAGTGA
- a CDS encoding acyl-CoA synthetase — protein MSTPPVGFWAQAAQDPERMILVAPDGEQWTAGRLHTAANRLVHGLRAAGLERGDAFAVVLPNGVEFFIAYLAASQAGFYLVPVNHHLVGPEIAWIVSDSGAKVLIAHERFAGPARHAADEAGLPATHRYAVGEVEGFRPYAELLDGQPGSAPADRTLGWVMNYTSGTTGRPRGIRRPLPGKTPEEAYLGGFLGIFGIKPYDDNVHLVCSPLYHTAVLQFAGASLHTGHRLVLMDKWTPEEMLRLIDAHRCTHTHMVPTQFHRLLALPEHTRQAYDVSSMRHAIHGAAPCPDHVKRAMIDWWGHCVEEYYAASEGGGAFATAEDWLKKPGTVGKAWPISELAIFDDDGNRLPPGELGTVYLKMNTGGFSYHKDEAKTRKNRIGDFFTVGDLGCLDEDGYLFLRDRKIDMIISGGVNIYPAEIESALLAHPAVADAAAFGIPHDDWGEEVKAVVEPAPGHEPGPDLAAALVDHCAQRLAGYKRPRSIDFIAEMPRDPNGKLYKRRLRDPYWEGRTRPV, from the coding sequence GTGAGCACCCCCCCTGTCGGCTTCTGGGCCCAGGCCGCCCAGGACCCCGAGCGCATGATCCTGGTCGCCCCCGACGGCGAGCAGTGGACCGCCGGCCGGCTGCACACCGCCGCCAACCGCCTGGTGCACGGCCTGCGCGCCGCGGGCCTGGAACGCGGCGACGCCTTCGCGGTCGTGCTGCCCAACGGTGTCGAGTTCTTCATCGCCTACCTCGCCGCCAGCCAGGCCGGCTTCTATCTCGTCCCCGTCAACCACCACCTCGTCGGCCCGGAGATCGCCTGGATCGTCTCCGACTCCGGCGCGAAGGTGCTGATCGCCCACGAACGGTTCGCCGGACCCGCCCGGCACGCCGCCGACGAGGCCGGCCTCCCCGCCACCCACCGGTACGCGGTCGGCGAGGTCGAGGGTTTCCGGCCGTACGCCGAACTCCTCGACGGGCAGCCCGGGTCGGCGCCCGCCGACCGCACCCTCGGCTGGGTCATGAACTACACCTCGGGCACCACCGGCCGCCCGCGCGGCATCCGCCGCCCCCTGCCCGGCAAGACCCCCGAGGAGGCCTATCTCGGCGGCTTCCTCGGCATCTTCGGCATCAAGCCGTACGACGACAACGTGCACCTCGTCTGCTCACCGCTCTACCACACGGCCGTGCTCCAGTTCGCGGGCGCGTCCCTGCACACCGGCCACCGGCTGGTGCTGATGGACAAGTGGACGCCCGAGGAGATGCTCCGCCTCATCGACGCCCACCGGTGCACGCACACACATATGGTCCCGACACAGTTCCACCGGCTCCTCGCACTCCCGGAACACACCAGGCAGGCGTACGACGTCTCGTCCATGCGGCACGCCATCCACGGTGCCGCCCCCTGCCCCGACCATGTGAAACGGGCCATGATCGACTGGTGGGGGCACTGTGTGGAGGAGTACTACGCCGCCAGCGAGGGCGGCGGTGCCTTCGCAACCGCCGAGGACTGGCTGAAGAAGCCCGGCACCGTCGGCAAGGCCTGGCCCATCAGCGAACTCGCGATCTTCGACGACGACGGCAACCGGCTCCCGCCCGGTGAACTCGGCACCGTCTACCTCAAGATGAACACCGGCGGCTTCTCGTACCACAAGGACGAGGCGAAGACGAGGAAGAACCGCATCGGTGACTTCTTCACCGTCGGCGACCTCGGCTGTCTCGACGAGGACGGCTATCTCTTCCTGCGCGACCGCAAGATCGACATGATCATCTCGGGCGGAGTCAACATCTACCCCGCCGAGATCGAGTCCGCGCTGCTCGCCCACCCCGCCGTCGCCGACGCCGCCGCCTTCGGCATCCCGCACGACGACTGGGGCGAAGAGGTCAAGGCCGTCGTGGAGCCCGCCCCGGGGCACGAACCCGGGCCGGACCTCGCCGCCGCCCTCGTCGACCACTGCGCGCAGCGCCTCGCCGGCTACAAACGGCCCAGGAGCATCGACTTCATCGCCGAGATGCCGCGCGACCCCAACGGCAAGCTGTACAAGCGACGGCTGCGGGACCCGTACTGGGAGGGCCGCACACGACCCGTGTGA
- a CDS encoding serine/threonine-protein kinase, giving the protein MADTRLVQGRYRLLDPIGRGGMGEVWRARDESLGRHVAVKCLKPLGPHHDHSFTRVLRERFRREARVAAALSHRGVTVVHDFGEYDGILYLVMELLEGRNLGQLLEDNKHHPLPVPDIVDIADQVAAALAYTHQQGIVHRDLKPANIMRLTDGTVKICDFGIARLGHDIGFTSRLTGTGIAMGTPHYMSPEQISGSEVDHRSDLYSLGCVLYEIATGAPPFDLDDAWAILIGHRDTQPRPPRGHRAEIPEYLEKVILDLLAKRPEQRPYDASELARRITIGRTTPVYVPTVVSPQPRLLPVEPLSGAARLPSWTRGMTTGHKATGAGLRTTPPDAAAGLTGERISRPATGPAPLPVPSAPSHEAVTALAGRHNAGLSLGRLGRWAEAGDVHRAVAAERTRLLGPDHPDTLASRYEIAFTLNRTGRAADALREYTEVARSRDRVLGADHPDTLAARQETAYVLGQLGRHFDAHQTYTSVLAARERTMGPDHPDTLRCRHNLAFNLSRLGRLDDSYRMAREVAVARARVLGPDHPDTLVTRYEVAYALGQLGRWEEALRTYREVADARAQTLGPDHADTLAARYEVGISLGRLGRSADALTLYRDLIDDRTRVHGGAHPETLRARHGLGVNLGRLGRWEEALAESRDVCAIRQRVLGPEHPDTLVSRREVAVSLGWLGRWPDALSEYRRVAGARERVLGPDHPDTLASRNDEAHCLEQLGRGAEAVELYRRVAVLRQQRASGGR; this is encoded by the coding sequence ATGGCGGACACCAGACTGGTCCAGGGCCGGTACCGGCTGCTCGATCCGATCGGGCGGGGCGGGATGGGCGAGGTGTGGCGGGCCCGGGACGAGTCTCTGGGGCGGCATGTCGCGGTGAAGTGCCTCAAGCCGCTCGGCCCGCACCACGACCACTCCTTCACCCGCGTCCTGCGGGAACGGTTCCGCCGTGAGGCCCGGGTGGCCGCCGCGCTCTCGCACCGCGGGGTGACCGTCGTCCACGACTTCGGCGAGTACGACGGCATCCTCTACCTCGTCATGGAGCTCCTGGAGGGCCGCAACCTCGGTCAGCTCCTGGAGGACAACAAGCACCACCCGCTGCCCGTCCCCGACATCGTGGACATCGCCGACCAGGTCGCCGCCGCCCTCGCCTACACCCACCAACAGGGCATCGTGCACCGCGACCTGAAACCCGCGAACATCATGCGGCTCACCGACGGCACCGTGAAGATCTGCGACTTCGGCATCGCCCGCCTCGGCCACGACATCGGCTTCACCTCCCGGCTGACCGGCACCGGCATCGCGATGGGCACCCCGCACTACATGTCGCCCGAGCAGATCAGCGGTTCCGAGGTCGACCACCGCAGCGACCTGTACTCGCTCGGCTGCGTGCTCTACGAAATCGCCACCGGCGCACCGCCGTTCGACCTCGACGACGCCTGGGCCATCCTCATCGGCCACCGCGACACCCAGCCCCGCCCGCCGCGCGGCCACCGCGCCGAGATCCCCGAGTACCTGGAGAAGGTGATCCTCGACCTCCTGGCCAAAAGGCCGGAGCAACGCCCGTACGACGCCAGTGAGTTGGCACGCCGTATCACCATCGGCCGTACGACACCCGTGTATGTGCCGACCGTGGTGAGCCCCCAGCCCCGACTGCTGCCCGTCGAGCCCTTGTCCGGCGCGGCGCGGCTGCCCTCCTGGACCCGGGGCATGACCACCGGCCACAAGGCGACCGGCGCCGGGCTGCGCACCACGCCTCCGGATGCCGCGGCCGGTCTCACGGGCGAGCGGATCTCCCGGCCCGCGACCGGCCCGGCACCCCTGCCGGTGCCGTCCGCCCCTTCCCACGAGGCCGTCACCGCGCTCGCCGGACGGCACAACGCGGGCCTCAGTCTGGGGCGGCTCGGCCGCTGGGCCGAGGCGGGCGACGTGCACCGCGCGGTCGCCGCCGAGCGCACCCGCCTGCTCGGCCCGGACCACCCCGACACACTCGCCAGCCGCTACGAGATCGCCTTCACCCTCAACCGCACCGGCCGCGCCGCCGACGCCCTGCGCGAGTACACCGAGGTCGCCCGGTCCCGAGACCGGGTACTGGGCGCCGACCACCCCGACACGCTCGCCGCCCGCCAGGAAACGGCCTATGTGCTCGGCCAGTTGGGCCGCCACTTCGACGCCCACCAGACATACACGTCGGTGCTGGCCGCCCGGGAGCGCACCATGGGCCCGGACCACCCCGACACCCTGCGCTGCCGCCACAACCTCGCCTTCAACCTCAGCAGGCTCGGCCGCCTCGACGACTCGTACCGCATGGCCCGCGAGGTGGCCGTCGCGCGCGCCCGGGTGCTCGGCCCGGACCACCCCGACACCCTGGTGACCCGCTACGAAGTCGCCTACGCACTCGGCCAGCTGGGCCGCTGGGAGGAGGCACTGCGCACCTACCGCGAGGTCGCCGACGCCCGCGCCCAGACCCTCGGCCCCGACCACGCCGACACCCTCGCCGCCCGCTACGAGGTCGGCATCAGCCTCGGCCGCCTCGGCCGCAGCGCGGACGCCCTCACGCTGTACCGCGATCTGATCGACGACCGCACCCGGGTGCACGGCGGCGCCCACCCCGAGACCCTGCGCGCCCGCCACGGCCTCGGGGTCAACCTGGGCCGTCTCGGCCGCTGGGAGGAGGCCCTCGCCGAGTCCCGCGACGTCTGCGCCATCCGCCAGCGCGTCCTCGGCCCCGAGCACCCCGACACCCTCGTCAGCCGCCGCGAGGTCGCCGTCAGCCTCGGCTGGCTCGGCCGCTGGCCGGACGCGCTGAGCGAGTACCGCCGGGTCGCCGGCGCCCGCGAGCGCGTCCTCGGCCCCGACCACCCCGACACCCTGGCCAGCCGCAACGACGAGGCCCACTGCCTGGAACAGCTCGGCCGCGGCGCCGAGGCCGTCGAGCTGTACCGCCGGGTGGCGGTGCTGCGCCAGCAGCGCGCGTCCGGCGGACGCTGA
- a CDS encoding acyl-CoA dehydrogenase family protein: protein MHLDHTPEQQRLRTELRAYFADLVPDDVYTRYTDPAAQKRFYRDTIRRLGTDRWLGVGWPEEYGGRGLTPMEQFIFFDEAAQAGVPLPLMALNTVGPTIMQFGTDEQKAYFLPRILSGEIDFAIGYSEPDAGTDLASLKTRAVRDGDAYVVNGQKIWTTNGDTADWVWLAVRTDPDAPAHKGITMLLVPTCDPGYSCTVINTLASHDTTASYYENIRVPVSRRVGEENQGWRLITNQLNHERVTLAAHGTMAIRALRDVQRWAMETKLADGRRVIDLPWVRGRLARTHTRLDAMKLLNWRMVTAVQEGTLTPQDASAVKVYGSETRRDAYAWLMEIVAAAGPLKEGSAGAVLHGDLERGYRSAVIFTFGGGNNEIQREIISWIGLGMPRVRR, encoded by the coding sequence GTGCATCTCGACCACACGCCCGAGCAGCAGCGACTGCGCACCGAACTGCGCGCCTACTTCGCCGACCTGGTGCCGGACGACGTGTACACCCGCTACACCGACCCGGCCGCGCAGAAGCGCTTCTACCGCGACACCATCCGGCGGCTGGGCACGGATCGCTGGCTCGGTGTGGGCTGGCCCGAGGAGTACGGCGGTCGCGGTCTGACCCCCATGGAGCAGTTCATCTTCTTCGACGAGGCCGCGCAGGCCGGCGTACCGCTGCCGCTGATGGCGCTGAACACGGTCGGCCCGACGATCATGCAGTTCGGCACCGACGAACAGAAGGCCTACTTCCTGCCCAGGATCCTCTCCGGCGAGATCGACTTCGCCATCGGCTACAGCGAACCCGACGCGGGCACGGACCTGGCCTCCCTGAAGACCCGGGCCGTACGGGACGGAGACGCGTACGTCGTCAACGGCCAGAAGATATGGACGACCAACGGCGACACCGCCGACTGGGTGTGGCTGGCGGTCCGCACCGATCCGGACGCCCCCGCGCACAAGGGCATCACCATGCTCCTCGTGCCGACCTGCGACCCCGGCTACTCCTGCACCGTCATCAACACCCTCGCCTCGCACGACACCACGGCGAGCTACTACGAGAACATCCGCGTCCCCGTCTCCCGCCGGGTCGGCGAGGAGAACCAGGGCTGGCGGCTGATCACCAACCAGCTCAACCACGAACGCGTCACCCTCGCCGCCCACGGCACCATGGCGATCCGCGCGCTGCGGGACGTCCAGCGCTGGGCGATGGAGACCAAACTCGCCGACGGCCGCCGGGTGATCGACCTGCCCTGGGTGCGCGGGCGGCTCGCCCGCACCCACACCCGGCTCGACGCGATGAAGCTCCTCAACTGGCGGATGGTCACCGCCGTCCAGGAGGGCACACTCACCCCGCAGGACGCCTCCGCGGTCAAGGTGTACGGCTCCGAGACCCGCCGGGACGCGTACGCCTGGCTCATGGAGATCGTCGCCGCCGCCGGACCACTGAAGGAGGGCTCCGCGGGCGCGGTCCTCCACGGCGACCTGGAACGCGGCTACCGCTCGGCGGTGATCTTCACCTTCGGCGGCGGCAACAACGAGATCCAGCGCGAGATCATCTCCTGGATCGGTCTGGGGATGCCGCGGGTACGGCGCTAG
- a CDS encoding oxygenase MpaB family protein encodes MSVAGEEFRPGDPGLFTPRSVTWQMHGDPMMWVAGIRALYLQALHPRAVRGVLQNSDFRQDAWGRLMRTANFVGTTTYGTTEAAERAGARVRKIHSRLGATDPDTGERYGVDEPELLLWVHCAEIDSYLHVMRRSGYPLTDAQADRYIAEHRISARLVGLDPDAVPADRAELAAYFEKVRPKLAAGPEAREVDDFLLRPPTHPLLVPARELLWRRVAHLAYASLPPYAHELYGRPAPARDTVTRRLRATGCLLRCIPARLRWQLPPKHILRAMARLGPDSRPAPYKVGR; translated from the coding sequence ATGTCCGTGGCAGGGGAAGAGTTCCGGCCGGGTGACCCGGGGCTGTTCACCCCGCGGTCGGTGACCTGGCAGATGCACGGTGACCCGATGATGTGGGTCGCCGGGATACGCGCGCTCTATCTGCAGGCGCTGCACCCGCGCGCGGTGCGCGGTGTCCTGCAGAACTCCGACTTCCGGCAGGACGCCTGGGGCCGGCTGATGCGCACCGCCAACTTCGTCGGCACGACGACGTACGGCACGACGGAAGCCGCCGAGCGGGCGGGCGCCCGGGTGCGGAAGATCCACAGCAGGCTGGGGGCGACGGATCCGGACACCGGGGAGCGGTACGGCGTCGACGAACCCGAACTGCTGCTGTGGGTGCACTGCGCCGAGATCGACTCCTATCTGCACGTGATGCGCCGCTCCGGCTACCCGCTCACCGACGCGCAGGCCGACCGCTACATCGCCGAACACCGCATCAGCGCCCGGCTGGTGGGCCTCGACCCGGACGCCGTACCGGCCGACCGGGCCGAGCTGGCCGCGTACTTCGAGAAGGTGCGGCCCAAACTCGCCGCGGGACCCGAGGCACGCGAGGTGGACGACTTCCTGCTCCGCCCGCCGACGCACCCCCTCCTCGTCCCGGCGCGCGAGCTGCTGTGGCGGCGCGTGGCCCATCTGGCGTACGCCTCCCTGCCGCCGTACGCCCACGAGCTGTACGGCAGACCGGCCCCCGCACGCGACACCGTCACCCGCCGACTGCGCGCCACGGGCTGCCTGCTGCGGTGCATACCCGCACGTCTGCGCTGGCAGCTGCCGCCCAAACACATCCTGCGCGCCATGGCCCGGCTCGGCCCCGACTCACGCCCGGCACCGTACAAAGTCGGACGATAA
- a CDS encoding class I SAM-dependent methyltransferase: MSDTPSLPPSIRDFYDRLAPDYHLIFPDWDASMARQAAALDGLVGARLGPGPHRILDCACGIGTQAIGLALRGHHVIGTDLSPVAVSRAATEAAARGAALPTGAADMRALPFRSAAFDVVVCADNSLPHLLTDEDLDAALAGMRRVLRDGGLVVITVRDYDELRRDRPASTPPQVSGTGDDRVVTFQLWHWHDDGERYDLEHFQLLPARTGWEVRVRRTAYRALTRARLTQALTTAGFTDVTWLEPPVTGFYQPVVTAAPWSSDGAHPAAVMRRMCR, from the coding sequence ATGTCCGACACACCCTCGCTCCCGCCCTCGATCCGTGACTTCTACGACCGGCTCGCCCCCGACTACCACCTGATCTTCCCGGACTGGGACGCGAGCATGGCCCGCCAGGCCGCCGCGCTGGACGGCCTCGTCGGCGCCCGGCTGGGCCCGGGACCGCACCGGATCCTGGACTGCGCCTGCGGGATCGGCACCCAGGCGATCGGGCTCGCCCTGCGCGGCCACCACGTCATCGGCACCGACCTGAGCCCGGTCGCCGTCTCCCGGGCCGCCACCGAAGCCGCCGCGCGTGGCGCCGCACTGCCGACCGGGGCGGCCGACATGCGCGCACTGCCGTTTCGCTCCGCCGCCTTCGACGTGGTCGTGTGCGCCGACAACTCGCTCCCGCACCTGCTCACCGACGAGGACCTCGATGCTGCCCTGGCGGGCATGCGACGGGTCCTGCGGGACGGGGGACTCGTCGTGATCACCGTGCGGGACTACGACGAACTCCGCCGCGACCGCCCGGCCTCGACGCCGCCCCAGGTCTCTGGGACGGGCGACGACCGGGTGGTCACCTTCCAACTGTGGCACTGGCACGACGACGGCGAGCGCTACGACCTGGAACACTTCCAGCTGCTGCCCGCCAGGACCGGCTGGGAGGTCCGGGTCCGGCGCACCGCCTACCGGGCCCTGACCCGCGCCCGGCTGACTCAGGCACTGACAACCGCCGGCTTCACCGACGTCACCTGGCTCGAGCCGCCGGTCACCGGCTTCTACCAGCCGGTCGTCACCGCCGCGCCCTGGTCGTCCGACGGTGCCCACCCGGCCGCCGTGATGCGTCGGATGTGTCGATGA